In Plantibacter sp. PA-3-X8, one DNA window encodes the following:
- a CDS encoding ABC transporter permease has protein sequence MSWVIANWDMIWDLTLTHVQLSLPPIILGFLISLPLGWLAHRYRWSRGVLLTLSGILYAIPSLPLFVLMPSLIGTKILDPANVVIALTIYAVALLVRTVADALDAVDAGVRQSAQAVGFSTGQRFWRVEFPLAGPLMLAGIRVVSASTISLLSVGALIGVTNLGYLFTDGYNRQFPIEILTGIVGTVVIAIVFDVLLVLLGRLLMPWTRISSKGAIRRRRAATEARELATAGGGAA, from the coding sequence ATGAGCTGGGTCATCGCGAACTGGGACATGATCTGGGACCTCACCCTCACCCATGTCCAGCTGAGCCTGCCCCCGATCATCCTGGGGTTCCTCATCTCCCTCCCCCTCGGCTGGCTCGCACACCGGTACCGGTGGTCGCGTGGCGTGCTGCTCACACTGAGCGGCATCCTCTACGCGATCCCGTCCTTGCCGCTGTTCGTCCTCATGCCGTCCCTCATCGGCACGAAGATCCTCGATCCGGCGAACGTCGTGATCGCGCTCACCATCTACGCCGTGGCCCTGCTCGTCCGCACGGTCGCCGACGCGCTCGACGCCGTCGACGCCGGGGTGCGGCAGTCGGCACAGGCCGTGGGGTTCTCCACCGGCCAGCGGTTCTGGCGGGTCGAGTTCCCGCTTGCGGGTCCGCTCATGCTCGCCGGCATCCGGGTGGTCTCCGCGAGCACGATCAGCCTGCTGAGCGTCGGCGCCCTCATCGGCGTCACGAACCTCGGCTACCTCTTCACCGACGGCTACAACCGGCAGTTCCCGATCGAGATCCTGACCGGCATCGTCGGGACGGTCGTGATCGCGATCGTGTTCGACGTCCTGCTGGTGCTCCTCGGCCGACTCCTCATGCCGTGGACGCGGATCAGCTCGAAAGGCGCGATCCGTCGTCGTCGCGCGGCCACCGAAGCCCGTGAGCTGGCGACCGCCGGGGGAGGAGCAGCATGA
- a CDS encoding ABC transporter permease — MINFLAAFAWIFDPAHWEGPGGIPVRVLQHLAVTGLTVLIACVIAIPLGLLIGHTGKGREIAVAITGALRALPTLGLLSLLALITLGWGFSSTSLVPAITALVVLAVPPVLAGAYGGVESIDRQTIDAARAVGMNEWQILGKVEIPLALPLMIGGVRSAVLQTIATATVVAFLTNGPGLGRYILDGLPVRDYAQMLAGSIIIIVLALILEGVFSLLQRAVVPRGVQATHTRVDETRGHATTGDDRSTAPDPVVAEAEANMQTAAYRNN; from the coding sequence ATGATCAACTTCCTCGCCGCCTTCGCCTGGATCTTCGACCCCGCGCACTGGGAGGGCCCAGGCGGCATCCCCGTGCGGGTGCTCCAGCACCTGGCCGTGACCGGCCTGACCGTCCTCATCGCCTGCGTCATCGCGATCCCGCTCGGGCTCCTCATCGGGCACACCGGGAAGGGACGGGAGATCGCGGTCGCGATCACCGGCGCGCTCCGGGCGCTGCCGACCCTCGGTCTGCTCTCACTCCTCGCGCTCATCACGCTCGGGTGGGGCTTCTCCAGCACGAGTCTCGTCCCCGCGATCACCGCACTCGTCGTGCTCGCCGTCCCGCCCGTCCTGGCCGGTGCGTACGGCGGGGTCGAGTCGATCGACCGCCAGACCATCGACGCCGCGCGTGCCGTCGGGATGAACGAGTGGCAGATCCTCGGCAAGGTGGAGATCCCGCTCGCCCTCCCGCTCATGATCGGTGGCGTCCGCTCGGCGGTCCTGCAGACGATCGCGACCGCCACCGTCGTCGCGTTCCTCACCAACGGCCCCGGTCTCGGTCGCTACATCCTCGACGGCCTCCCGGTACGCGACTACGCGCAGATGCTCGCCGGCTCGATCATCATCATCGTGCTCGCCCTCATCCTCGAGGGCGTCTTCTCGCTGCTGCAGCGCGCGGTCGTGCCGCGCGGTGTCCAGGCGACCCACACGCGGGTCGACGAGACCCGGGGTCACGCCACCACCGGCGACGACCGGTCCACCGCACCAGACCCCGTCGTCGCAGAAGCGGAGGCGAACATGCAGACCGCGGCATACCGCAACAACTGA
- a CDS encoding ABC transporter substrate-binding protein, giving the protein MFTVRQGRRLAVGIAATAVAALALSACSAGDPTAGETAASDTITVGSAGFPESEIIAQIYIQALEANDIKTAESLNIGARDVYIAALEDGSIDLVPDYSGNLLQFFDDSATATSSDEVYSALQEATPKGYEVLDQSKAEDKDSYNVTKEFSEANNVTSLADLAALTIPLAIGGAPELAERPYGPKGLTEVYGVPADKLTFVPISDGGGAQTTAALLDGTVQLADIYTTTPSITENDFVTLEDPENLILPQNVLPLINSAKASDKVKEVLNAVSAELTTEDLIELNARNQGDEKAAPKTLAADWLKDKKLFS; this is encoded by the coding sequence ATGTTCACAGTTCGACAGGGTCGACGCCTCGCCGTCGGCATCGCCGCGACCGCCGTCGCGGCCCTCGCGCTCAGCGCCTGCTCCGCAGGCGACCCGACCGCCGGGGAGACCGCGGCATCCGACACGATCACGGTCGGCTCCGCCGGATTCCCCGAGTCGGAGATCATCGCCCAGATCTACATCCAGGCGCTCGAGGCCAACGACATCAAGACGGCCGAGTCCCTCAACATCGGCGCGCGCGACGTCTACATCGCAGCGCTCGAAGACGGCTCGATCGACCTCGTCCCCGACTACAGCGGCAACCTGCTGCAGTTCTTCGACGACTCCGCCACGGCCACGTCGAGCGACGAGGTCTACTCCGCCCTCCAGGAGGCCACGCCGAAGGGCTACGAGGTCCTCGACCAGTCCAAGGCGGAGGACAAGGACTCCTACAACGTCACGAAGGAGTTCAGCGAGGCGAACAACGTCACGAGCCTCGCCGACCTCGCGGCCCTAACCATCCCGCTGGCCATCGGCGGCGCACCCGAGTTGGCTGAGCGCCCGTACGGCCCGAAGGGCCTGACCGAGGTGTACGGCGTCCCCGCCGACAAGCTCACCTTCGTCCCGATCAGCGACGGCGGCGGCGCACAGACCACCGCGGCCCTGCTCGACGGCACGGTCCAGCTCGCCGACATCTACACCACGACCCCGTCGATCACCGAGAACGACTTCGTCACGCTCGAGGACCCGGAGAACCTGATCCTCCCGCAGAACGTCCTGCCGCTGATCAACTCGGCCAAGGCCAGCGACAAGGTCAAGGAGGTCTTGAACGCCGTGTCCGCGGAGCTGACCACCGAGGACCTCATCGAGCTCAACGCCCGCAACCAGGGCGACGAGAAGGCCGCTCCGAAGACCCTCGCGGCCGACTGGCTGAAGGACAAGAAGCTCTTCAGCTGA
- a CDS encoding DUF1684 domain-containing protein, producing the protein MSSETPAEFIASWTAWHTARERSVRAPHGIAALRFTHWLTEEATALEGAPGTWRADATGIVGERLTGTGLTTPSGAQIMTDRVELVHGDELHFGDALLRGMERDGVYALRVLDPEAPTRTSLAGISAFAPDVAWIRPARFVPSPDVTVETESIDGHVTTETPVGRVEFELGDEAVSLTVTGGPNGLWAVFSDGTSGDESYRFRFISMPAPTADGHVLVDFNRAYLPPCAFSDHYVCPLPAPNNRLRTRITAGERLPLGQ; encoded by the coding sequence ATGAGTTCCGAGACCCCCGCAGAGTTCATCGCGTCCTGGACCGCCTGGCACACCGCTCGCGAGCGTTCCGTCCGAGCACCCCACGGTATCGCCGCCCTCCGGTTCACCCACTGGCTGACCGAGGAGGCGACCGCTCTCGAGGGCGCGCCAGGCACCTGGCGTGCGGACGCGACCGGCATCGTCGGTGAGCGGCTCACGGGCACCGGACTGACCACGCCGAGTGGCGCGCAGATCATGACCGACCGCGTCGAGCTGGTCCACGGTGACGAACTGCACTTCGGCGACGCGCTCCTCCGAGGTATGGAGCGAGACGGCGTCTACGCCCTCCGCGTGCTCGACCCGGAGGCGCCGACGCGGACCTCGCTCGCGGGCATCAGCGCGTTCGCCCCCGACGTCGCCTGGATCCGGCCGGCGCGGTTCGTGCCGTCCCCGGACGTCACGGTCGAGACCGAGTCGATCGACGGCCACGTCACGACCGAGACCCCCGTCGGCCGGGTCGAGTTCGAGCTCGGTGATGAAGCGGTCTCGCTGACGGTCACGGGCGGACCGAACGGACTCTGGGCGGTCTTCTCCGACGGCACGAGTGGCGACGAGAGCTACCGGTTCCGGTTCATCAGCATGCCGGCCCCGACCGCGGACGGCCACGTCCTCGTCGACTTCAACCGCGCGTACCTGCCGCCGTGCGCGTTCAGCGACCACTACGTGTGCCCGCTGCCTGCGCCGAACAACCGGCTCCGCACGCGGATCACGGCGGGCGAGCGACTGCCGCTCGGCCAGTAG
- a CDS encoding thioredoxin domain-containing protein — MTNRLAEAMSPYLRSHAEQPVDWYPWGPEAFAEAARRDVPLLVSIGYSTCHWCHVMARESFSDEHIAELLRRDFVAVKVDREEHPDVDASYLAAAGAFTRDLGWPLNVFVTPRGHVFHAGTYSPPVPLRGHPSFPQVLEAVRVAWTERREQVVASADGLALAIAETMSSTDDALLPEPGDLDASIVAVEALEDQELGGFGTAPKFPMAPLFDFLLTPREGEVARRGVDLAQRTLRTMGASALRDPVEGGFFRYAVNRDWTEPHYERMLTDNALLLTAYTRAWAERPSSWAASVAAGIAEFLIGTLQQPSGGFGSAQDSESVVDGIGSEGGYYRRDADGRATLTPPAVDRKVLTGWNGLAIGALAEASTVFDRPEWIESARWAADAVVENHLASDGTLARASLDERRSGAAAALEDYGMLAEGLLRLGLATGEVRYAEVARDLVDRCLPDETVTDETVTDTSSATVAGFILPGGGDPVLSAQGMRIDGDPSEGAYPSGISSLGRASLLLFQLTADGRFRDAAESAVRFAASAALSAPTAFGASLALAASLTGPASQLIVVGPDRADPDEDEARATANRAMRDAVRTRRDDVVAVVSERQAVAWTTSGFDVFAERTSRDGRLTAYHCRDFVCRLPVTDVAQLDAR; from the coding sequence ATGACGAACCGGCTCGCCGAGGCGATGAGCCCGTACCTCCGTTCGCACGCCGAGCAGCCGGTCGACTGGTACCCCTGGGGGCCGGAGGCCTTCGCCGAAGCGGCCCGTCGTGACGTCCCCCTGCTCGTCTCGATCGGCTACTCGACGTGTCACTGGTGTCACGTCATGGCACGCGAGTCGTTCTCGGACGAGCACATCGCCGAGCTCCTCCGCCGCGATTTCGTGGCGGTGAAGGTGGACCGCGAGGAGCATCCCGACGTCGACGCCAGTTACCTCGCCGCCGCCGGCGCGTTCACCCGTGACCTGGGCTGGCCGCTGAACGTGTTCGTGACGCCGCGCGGACACGTCTTCCACGCGGGGACCTACTCGCCTCCCGTCCCGCTCCGCGGGCATCCCTCGTTCCCGCAGGTGCTCGAGGCCGTCCGCGTCGCGTGGACCGAGCGACGGGAGCAGGTCGTCGCGAGCGCCGACGGACTCGCGCTGGCGATCGCCGAGACGATGTCGTCCACGGATGACGCCCTACTGCCGGAACCCGGAGACCTCGACGCGTCGATCGTGGCGGTCGAGGCGCTGGAGGACCAGGAGCTCGGCGGCTTCGGCACGGCTCCGAAGTTCCCGATGGCCCCGCTGTTCGACTTCCTGCTGACGCCGCGCGAGGGGGAGGTCGCCCGCCGCGGTGTCGACCTCGCGCAACGCACCCTCAGGACGATGGGGGCATCGGCGCTCCGGGATCCGGTCGAAGGCGGGTTCTTCCGGTACGCGGTCAACCGGGACTGGACCGAGCCGCACTACGAACGCATGCTGACGGACAACGCGCTCCTCCTCACCGCGTACACGCGGGCCTGGGCCGAGCGCCCGAGCTCGTGGGCGGCCAGTGTCGCCGCCGGGATCGCCGAGTTCCTCATCGGCACGCTGCAGCAGCCGAGCGGCGGCTTCGGGTCGGCGCAGGACTCCGAGAGCGTCGTCGACGGCATCGGATCGGAGGGTGGCTACTACCGACGCGATGCCGACGGCCGGGCGACGCTGACCCCGCCGGCCGTTGACCGCAAGGTGCTCACCGGTTGGAACGGGCTCGCGATCGGCGCGCTGGCGGAGGCCTCGACGGTCTTCGACCGCCCCGAATGGATCGAATCAGCGAGGTGGGCGGCGGACGCGGTGGTCGAGAACCACCTCGCCTCGGACGGCACGCTCGCCCGGGCCTCGCTCGACGAACGGCGGTCGGGTGCGGCTGCGGCCCTCGAGGACTACGGGATGCTCGCGGAGGGACTCCTGCGTCTCGGCCTCGCGACGGGCGAGGTCCGCTACGCGGAAGTCGCCCGCGACCTCGTCGACCGGTGCTTGCCGGACGAGACCGTGACGGACGAGACCGTGACTGACACCTCCTCCGCCACGGTGGCCGGCTTCATCCTGCCGGGCGGCGGCGACCCGGTGCTGTCGGCCCAGGGCATGCGGATCGACGGCGACCCGTCGGAGGGCGCGTATCCCTCGGGGATCTCCTCGCTCGGACGCGCGTCGCTGCTGCTGTTCCAGCTGACAGCAGACGGCCGGTTCCGGGACGCCGCCGAGAGCGCGGTCCGGTTCGCCGCGTCGGCTGCGCTGTCGGCACCGACCGCGTTCGGCGCGAGTCTGGCCCTCGCGGCATCGCTCACCGGGCCGGCGTCGCAACTGATCGTCGTCGGGCCGGATCGGGCGGATCCGGATGAGGACGAGGCTCGCGCGACGGCGAACCGGGCGATGCGCGACGCGGTCAGGACGCGCCGGGACGACGTCGTGGCGGTGGTCTCCGAGCGGCAGGCGGTGGCCTGGACGACGAGCGGGTTCGACGTCTTCGCCGAACGGACGAGTCGCGACGGCCGGTTGACCGCCTACCACTGCCGGGACTTCGTCTGCCGCCTCCCCGTGACGGATGTGGCGCAGCTCGACGCCCGCTGA
- a CDS encoding rhodanese-like domain-containing protein, which produces MTSTHAPFLVDPLVSTQWLADHLGSESLIVLDASVVELPALDGGPVRLVSGYDLYLFDGHVPGAVFVELLDARQGLGASSPDEVRRGAAAIGVTEQHTVVLYDQLDGRSAERLRAALTGAGYKRVALLDGGLGRWRSEARELRFGRPDGTFGA; this is translated from the coding sequence ATGACCTCCACGCACGCGCCGTTCCTGGTGGACCCGCTCGTCTCCACCCAGTGGCTCGCGGACCATCTCGGCAGCGAGAGCCTCATCGTCCTCGACGCGAGCGTCGTCGAGCTGCCTGCGCTGGACGGCGGCCCGGTGCGACTGGTGAGCGGCTACGACCTGTACCTCTTCGACGGCCATGTGCCCGGTGCCGTGTTCGTCGAGCTGTTGGACGCGCGTCAGGGGCTCGGAGCATCCTCCCCGGACGAGGTCCGACGCGGCGCGGCGGCCATCGGCGTCACGGAGCAGCACACGGTCGTCCTGTACGACCAGTTGGACGGGCGCTCCGCCGAGCGCCTTCGTGCGGCGCTGACCGGAGCTGGATACAAGCGCGTCGCGCTCCTCGACGGCGGCCTCGGGCGCTGGCGCTCCGAAGCCCGCGAGCTGCGCTTCGGCCGACCGGACGGCACCTTCGGGGCCTGA
- a CDS encoding L-serine ammonia-lyase translates to MTAYVSAFDLFSIGIGPSSSHTVGPMRAALAFATGLADDGLLDRVDRVTCSLYGSLGATGIGHGTPDAVVAGLQGLTPEGCDPAEVRRAWSDHPDGAPLALAGTRAIAFSKDDVSFVPRTRLPGHPNAMTLHAWDQRSDLPVRSETYYSVGGGFIRRDGDDPSTVLPSTPVPMPFRTAETLIGLCDETGLPIDAIARRNEEALRSAVEVDAGLDAIWTAMHECVTAGLADTGTLPGGLGVKRRARAVRERLDVAEAESGRELPTEWLHAFALAVNEQNASGGRVVTAPTNGAAGIIPAVGSYYLRFVPGASLDGIRRYLLTATAIGSLFKANASISGAEGGCQAEVGSACAMAAGALCAVLGGTPRQVENAAEIAMEHHLGLTCDPVGGLVQVPCIERNAIASSTAVSAARLSLHGDGTHLVSLDTVIETMRQTGVDMSTKYKETSEGGLAVNVIEC, encoded by the coding sequence GTGACCGCATACGTGTCCGCGTTCGACCTCTTCTCCATCGGGATCGGGCCGTCCAGCTCGCACACGGTCGGACCGATGCGGGCGGCCCTGGCCTTCGCCACCGGGCTCGCGGACGACGGCCTGCTCGACCGGGTCGACCGCGTCACGTGCTCGTTGTACGGATCGCTCGGCGCGACCGGCATCGGCCACGGCACCCCCGACGCTGTCGTCGCGGGACTCCAGGGGCTCACTCCCGAAGGGTGCGATCCCGCCGAGGTCCGCCGGGCCTGGAGCGACCACCCCGACGGCGCTCCCCTCGCGCTCGCCGGGACGCGGGCCATCGCGTTCTCGAAGGACGACGTCTCGTTCGTGCCCAGGACGAGGCTGCCGGGCCACCCGAACGCCATGACGCTGCACGCCTGGGATCAGCGGAGCGACCTCCCGGTGCGCTCCGAGACGTACTACTCGGTCGGCGGCGGCTTCATCCGTCGTGACGGCGACGACCCGAGCACGGTGCTGCCGTCGACACCCGTGCCGATGCCGTTCCGGACCGCTGAGACGCTCATCGGCCTCTGCGACGAGACAGGGCTCCCGATCGACGCGATCGCGAGACGCAACGAGGAGGCCCTGCGGTCCGCGGTCGAGGTCGACGCCGGCCTCGACGCCATCTGGACGGCCATGCACGAGTGCGTGACCGCCGGGCTCGCCGACACCGGCACACTCCCGGGCGGTCTCGGCGTCAAGCGCCGGGCGCGTGCCGTCCGTGAGCGCCTCGACGTGGCCGAGGCCGAGAGCGGGCGTGAGCTCCCCACGGAGTGGCTGCACGCGTTCGCCCTGGCGGTCAACGAGCAGAACGCCTCCGGCGGGCGGGTCGTGACCGCACCCACGAACGGGGCCGCGGGGATCATCCCGGCCGTCGGGAGCTACTACCTGCGGTTCGTGCCGGGCGCCTCGCTCGACGGGATCCGTCGGTACCTGCTCACGGCGACCGCCATCGGCTCGCTCTTCAAGGCGAACGCGTCCATCTCCGGGGCCGAGGGCGGCTGCCAGGCCGAGGTTGGCTCGGCCTGCGCCATGGCCGCCGGTGCCCTGTGCGCCGTCCTCGGCGGCACACCGCGTCAGGTCGAGAACGCCGCGGAGATCGCGATGGAGCACCACCTCGGCCTCACGTGCGACCCGGTGGGCGGGCTCGTCCAGGTCCCGTGCATCGAACGCAACGCGATCGCCTCCTCGACGGCCGTCAGCGCCGCACGCCTGTCCCTGCACGGCGACGGGACGCACCTGGTGTCGCTCGACACCGTGATCGAGACCATGCGCCAGACCGGCGTCGACATGTCGACGAAGTACAAGGAGACGAGCGAGGGCGGTCTCGCGGTCAACGTCATCGAGTGCTGA
- a CDS encoding ATP-binding cassette domain-containing protein yields the protein MSISSDWAIEAHGLVKTFGDNRAVDGVDLSVRTGTVYGVLGPNGAGKTTTISMLATLLRPDAGTATVFGHDIQRESQVVRQLIGVTAQFASVDENLSATENLVIFSRLLGLGRAEAKRKSAELLEEFGLSDAASRPLKKFSGGMRRRLDLAASLIAQPPLIFLDEPTTGLDPRTRAQMWDTIRRLVATGSTVLLTTQYLDEADQLADRIAVIDRGLVVAEGTSDELKASVGESSLQLRLADPADLEDARRVISSVLGVDTVVSPEATRITAPMRDPDAVTDLFITLREAGIRLAEMSVQKPTLDEVFLTLTGHGVEADDADATSDTDSLDTAEQVHA from the coding sequence ATGAGCATCAGCTCCGACTGGGCGATCGAAGCCCACGGCCTCGTGAAGACCTTCGGCGACAACCGGGCGGTCGACGGCGTCGACCTCTCGGTCCGCACCGGCACCGTCTACGGCGTCCTCGGCCCGAACGGCGCCGGCAAGACCACCACCATCAGCATGCTGGCGACGCTCCTGCGTCCTGACGCCGGCACCGCCACCGTCTTCGGACACGACATCCAGCGGGAGTCGCAAGTCGTGCGCCAGCTCATCGGCGTGACGGCGCAGTTCGCGTCCGTCGACGAGAACCTCTCGGCCACCGAGAACCTCGTCATCTTCTCGCGACTGCTCGGGCTCGGCCGCGCGGAGGCGAAGCGCAAGAGCGCGGAACTCCTCGAGGAGTTCGGCCTGAGCGACGCGGCGTCGCGACCCCTGAAGAAGTTCTCCGGCGGCATGCGTCGTCGTCTCGACCTTGCGGCGAGCCTCATCGCCCAGCCGCCCCTCATCTTCCTCGACGAGCCGACCACGGGCCTCGACCCGCGGACCCGCGCGCAGATGTGGGACACGATCCGCCGCCTGGTCGCGACGGGCTCGACCGTCCTCCTGACCACCCAGTACCTCGACGAGGCGGACCAGCTCGCCGACCGGATCGCCGTCATCGACCGCGGTCTCGTGGTCGCCGAGGGCACCTCCGACGAGCTGAAGGCCTCCGTCGGCGAGTCGTCGCTGCAGCTGCGGCTCGCGGACCCCGCCGACCTGGAGGATGCGCGACGGGTCATCTCGAGCGTCCTCGGCGTCGACACCGTCGTCTCACCGGAGGCCACCCGCATCACGGCCCCGATGCGCGACCCCGACGCCGTGACCGACCTGTTCATCACGCTCCGGGAAGCCGGGATCCGGCTCGCGGAGATGAGCGTCCAGAAGCCGACGCTCGACGAGGTCTTCCTCACCCTCACCGGGCACGGCGTCGAGGCGGACGACGCCGACGCCACGTCCGACACCGATTCCCTCGACACCGCAGAGCAGGTCCACGCATGA
- a CDS encoding ABC transporter permease: protein MSTITITPAADRSLRNHVSLSQTVRNSFTMAYRGLLKIKRTPEQLIDVTVQPIIFTLMFTYIFGGAIAGDVASYLPIIIPGILVQTVITTSVVTGIQLREDMDKGVFDRFKSMPIARIAPLAGALLADTVRYTIATTLTFAMGFVMGYRPEGGIGFVALAGLLVIVCAWAISWIFAFFGVIARSASSVQGISFLVLFPLTFLSNAFVNPETMPSFLQGFVDVNPVSHLVTAVRDLANTGVFGGDAWLALLGAAVIVAVFAPLTVRAYMRRA, encoded by the coding sequence ATGAGCACGATCACCATCACCCCGGCCGCAGACCGGTCCCTCCGGAACCATGTCAGCCTCTCGCAGACGGTCCGCAACTCCTTCACCATGGCGTACCGCGGACTGCTCAAGATCAAGCGCACGCCCGAGCAGCTGATCGACGTGACGGTCCAGCCGATCATCTTCACGCTGATGTTCACATACATCTTCGGCGGCGCGATCGCCGGCGACGTCGCGAGCTATCTGCCGATCATCATCCCGGGCATCCTGGTCCAGACCGTCATCACGACCTCGGTCGTGACCGGCATCCAGCTCCGCGAGGACATGGACAAGGGCGTGTTCGACCGCTTCAAGTCGATGCCCATCGCCCGCATCGCACCGTTGGCCGGTGCCCTCCTCGCCGACACGGTGCGCTACACGATCGCCACGACGCTCACCTTCGCGATGGGCTTCGTCATGGGGTACCGGCCGGAGGGCGGCATCGGCTTCGTGGCCCTCGCCGGCCTCCTCGTGATCGTCTGCGCCTGGGCCATCAGCTGGATCTTCGCGTTCTTCGGGGTCATCGCCCGGAGCGCGAGCAGCGTGCAGGGCATCTCGTTCCTCGTCCTGTTCCCGCTGACGTTCCTGTCGAACGCCTTCGTGAACCCGGAGACGATGCCGAGCTTCCTCCAGGGCTTCGTGGACGTGAACCCGGTCTCGCACCTCGTGACCGCGGTCCGCGACCTCGCGAACACGGGTGTCTTCGGCGGCGACGCCTGGCTGGCGCTCCTCGGTGCCGCCGTCATCGTCGCGGTCTTCGCACCGCTCACCGTGCGGGCGTACATGCGCCGCGCCTGA